In Candidatus Gastranaerophilales bacterium, one genomic interval encodes:
- a CDS encoding DUF2971 domain-containing protein, producing MEDCGKNKKNELENLYKYCDTKAAKAILLNSTIRFSHPSFFNDPYDAVPPHDVINGDEKLSKDFLNELANNNTVMNSFSQNNLVKIKQEIKEGTYSDLNKAKKNITYECLSKIYESMGILCLSEKKDNILMWSHYADSHKGLVIAFNSNSYLFRSAIRVNYVKSRISLDPNQIFSNINNPNDNTCKKALDVFFSTKYIDWQYENELRIIKDIKSKCSDEPINEFDIIGVYLGCNMNILDEIFFINIIKTKFPSIKIYKAYTVINSFSLNFYEIACERLISLK from the coding sequence ATGGAAGACTGTGGCAAAAATAAAAAAAATGAACTTGAAAATTTATATAAATATTGTGACACGAAAGCGGCGAAAGCTATTTTGTTGAATTCAACTATAAGATTTTCACATCCATCATTTTTTAATGACCCTTATGATGCTGTGCCACCTCATGATGTTATTAACGGTGATGAAAAGTTATCTAAAGATTTTTTGAATGAACTTGCGAATAATAATACAGTTATGAACTCTTTTTCTCAAAATAATTTAGTTAAAATCAAACAAGAAATAAAAGAAGGCACTTATTCTGATTTAAATAAAGCCAAAAAAAATATAACTTATGAATGCTTAAGTAAGATTTATGAATCGATGGGAATATTATGTTTATCAGAAAAAAAAGATAATATTTTAATGTGGTCACATTATGCTGATTCGCATAAAGGACTTGTTATTGCTTTTAACTCTAATTCTTATCTTTTTCGAAGTGCCATCAGGGTGAACTATGTGAAATCAAGAATTAGTTTAGACCCAAATCAAATTTTTTCTAATATTAATAACCCGAATGACAATACTTGCAAAAAAGCGTTGGATGTTTTTTTTAGTACAAAATATATAGATTGGCAATATGAAAATGAGCTTAGAATAATTAAAGATATCAAATCTAAATGTTCAGATGAGCCAATAAATGAATTTGATATTATAGGAGTTTATTTAGGGTGTAATATGAACATTTTAGATGAAATATTTTTTATTAATATAATAAAAACCAAATTCCCATCCATAAAAATATATAAAGCTTATACCGTAATAAATAGTTTTAGTCTTAATTTTTATGAAATCGCATGTGAAAGATTAATTTCTCTAAAGTAG
- a CDS encoding N-6 DNA methylase — MALSWNEIKDRALKFSNEFKDAKYEKGETQTFYNDFFNVFGLNRRRVATFEEPVKKLGDKQGFIDLFWGGVMLVEQKSQGRDLKKAKTQALEYFPNLKDEELPRYILLSDFQTFELYDLETDEEHKFDLKDLYQNVGLFGFIAGYEKKTYKDTEVVNIEASELMGKLYDQLRLSGYPEHDLEVFLTRILFCLFADDSDIWERNLLTQYIEERTAKDGSDLGGKIAKLFETLNTPREKRSPHLDEHLKRFAYINGGLFAHLVHIPDFDSKMRAVFLECCYFDWKKVSPAIFGSLFQSVSNPQKRRELGEHYTSEQNIFKLIEPLFLDDLWEEFEKIKHNRNKLEEFHNKIASLKFFDPACGCGNFLVVTYRELRRLETKIILTLDSFKKDSGQMRMDVARLSKIDVDNFYGIEIEEFPCKIAEVALWMTDHLMNMELSESLGSFYSRIPLVKSAKIVNANSLTQDWNEVIKPEELNYILGNPPFIGKQMQSKEQTDEISTIFHGVKGTGVLDYVTAWYLKSAQYIKNYSHIKCAFVSTNSITQGEQVGILWNELLKNYNIKIHFAHRTFDWCNEARGNAHVHCVIIGFANFDTNKKRLFDYEDIKGEPHEIEVKNINPYLVDYNDLVIVKRSKPLQNSQEIVFGSMPNDGGNLIFNTEKEKNEFVEKEHLSEKYIKELICAEEFINNKKRYCLWLKDVNPMELAKMPMVLDRINKVKALRSQSTRKETRELANTPALFGEIRQPDSNYILVPLHSSENRKYIPIGFFNKNHIANNSCSIVPNATLYDFGVLTSEMHMTWTKYTCGRLESRYRYSNTVVYNNFPFPKDISDKNKQNVEQRAQAVLEVRAKYQNTGCEGNGCSLAVLYNPETMPPDLMKAHQELDRAVDKCYGKTIFKSERERIEFLFSLYEQYTKPLLTMKG; from the coding sequence ATGGCTTTAAGTTGGAACGAAATTAAAGACAGAGCTTTAAAGTTCTCAAATGAATTTAAAGATGCTAAGTACGAAAAAGGGGAAACCCAAACTTTTTATAACGATTTTTTTAATGTCTTTGGGCTTAATAGAAGGCGTGTAGCAACTTTTGAAGAACCTGTTAAAAAACTTGGCGACAAACAAGGCTTTATTGATTTGTTTTGGGGCGGTGTTATGCTTGTGGAGCAAAAATCGCAGGGCAGAGATTTAAAGAAAGCTAAAACACAAGCACTTGAGTATTTTCCGAACTTAAAAGATGAAGAATTGCCACGATATATTTTACTCTCAGATTTTCAAACTTTTGAATTATACGACCTTGAAACGGATGAAGAACACAAATTCGACTTAAAAGACTTATATCAAAATGTCGGATTGTTCGGCTTTATCGCAGGGTATGAGAAAAAAACATATAAAGATACAGAAGTTGTAAACATTGAAGCTTCTGAACTTATGGGCAAATTATACGACCAGTTGAGACTTTCGGGTTATCCTGAACACGACTTGGAAGTATTTTTGACGAGAATTTTATTTTGCTTATTTGCGGATGATTCAGATATTTGGGAACGCAATTTGTTAACTCAATATATAGAAGAACGAACAGCCAAAGACGGCTCGGACTTAGGAGGCAAGATTGCAAAACTATTTGAAACCTTGAATACTCCCCGAGAAAAGCGTTCACCACATTTAGATGAACACTTAAAACGATTTGCATATATCAATGGTGGGTTATTTGCTCACTTGGTGCATATTCCCGATTTTGATTCCAAGATGAGAGCTGTATTTCTAGAGTGCTGCTATTTTGATTGGAAAAAAGTATCACCTGCTATTTTTGGTTCACTGTTTCAATCGGTTTCTAATCCACAAAAAAGACGTGAACTCGGCGAACATTATACCTCTGAACAGAATATTTTCAAACTTATTGAACCATTGTTTTTAGACGACCTTTGGGAAGAATTTGAAAAAATAAAACATAACAGAAACAAACTTGAAGAATTCCATAATAAAATTGCAAGCTTAAAATTTTTTGACCCTGCATGTGGTTGCGGAAACTTTTTAGTTGTAACTTATAGAGAATTAAGAAGGCTTGAAACAAAGATTATTTTAACATTAGATTCGTTCAAAAAAGATTCGGGTCAAATGAGAATGGACGTTGCAAGACTTTCAAAGATTGATGTTGATAATTTCTATGGAATAGAAATTGAAGAATTTCCTTGCAAGATTGCAGAAGTTGCTCTTTGGATGACTGACCACTTGATGAATATGGAATTATCAGAATCATTAGGCTCTTTTTATTCAAGAATCCCACTTGTAAAATCGGCAAAGATAGTAAATGCAAATTCATTGACGCAAGATTGGAACGAAGTCATTAAACCCGAAGAACTTAACTACATCTTAGGTAATCCACCTTTTATAGGTAAACAAATGCAATCTAAAGAACAAACGGATGAAATTTCGACAATATTTCATGGAGTAAAGGGAACAGGTGTTCTTGATTATGTTACTGCTTGGTATCTCAAATCAGCTCAATATATTAAAAATTATTCTCATATTAAATGTGCTTTTGTTTCAACAAATTCAATCACTCAAGGCGAACAAGTCGGTATTTTGTGGAATGAACTTTTAAAGAATTATAATATCAAAATCCACTTTGCACACAGAACTTTTGACTGGTGTAATGAAGCGAGAGGAAACGCACACGTCCACTGCGTAATTATAGGGTTTGCGAATTTTGATACAAACAAAAAACGACTTTTTGATTACGAGGATATAAAGGGCGAGCCTCACGAAATTGAAGTAAAAAATATAAATCCGTATTTGGTTGATTATAATGATTTAGTTATAGTTAAGCGGTCAAAACCACTACAAAATAGTCAAGAAATAGTTTTTGGGAGCATGCCTAATGACGGCGGAAATTTAATATTTAATACAGAAAAAGAAAAAAATGAGTTTGTAGAAAAAGAACATTTATCCGAAAAATATATTAAAGAATTAATTTGTGCAGAGGAATTTATTAATAACAAAAAACGATATTGTTTATGGTTAAAAGATGTTAACCCAATGGAATTAGCAAAGATGCCAATGGTACTTGATAGAATAAATAAAGTTAAGGCTTTACGTTCACAAAGTACAAGAAAAGAAACAAGAGAACTTGCAAATACTCCTGCACTATTCGGAGAAATAAGACAACCTGACAGCAATTATATTTTAGTTCCGCTTCATTCTTCTGAAAATAGGAAATATATTCCAATAGGATTTTTCAACAAAAATCATATAGCCAATAATAGTTGTTCCATAGTTCCAAACGCTACGCTTTATGACTTTGGGGTTTTGACGTCTGAAATGCATATGACATGGACAAAATACACCTGCGGACGCTTAGAAAGCCGTTATAGATATTCAAATACAGTCGTTTATAATAACTTTCCATTCCCGAAAGATATATCGGATAAAAATAAACAAAATGTTGAGCAAAGGGCTCAAGCGGTGCTTGAAGTAAGAGCAAAATATCAAAATACAGGTTGTGAGGGTAACGGTTGTTCTTTAGCGGTCTTATATAACCCCGAAACAATGCCTCCTGACCTTATGAAAGCACATCAAGAACTAGATAGAGCAGTTGACAAATGCTATGGCAAAACAATCTTCAAATCCGAGCGTGAGAGAATCGAGTTTTTATTTTCTTTATACGAACAATATACAAAACCGTTACTAACCATGAAAGGTTAA